The DNA sequence CGACTGCTCGTTGATACCTTGTTTAATGCGATAATACTACTCATATTGTTTCTAAATTCCATCAAAAACAGAAAGATGACGAGGGTATGACCATTGTTCATTTTCAGCTGCGCCAATGTCATGGGTAATACGTTCAACATGGCGTAAGACAGCTAGTTGGCACTGATGCTGCTGTTGATGATTGTCATCAGGATTCAAGAGTGCGCCAATCGCCGCTTGTATGGCAGGATAGATGTAGTGAGTGCGCATCTGCGAGGGGCTAATGTCTTCAAAAGGAAGATGGCTTAAAATGGCGTGGTTAGGGTAAATATCAATGCTTTGAGTTGATTGTCTTTGCTGGGTTTGTTGTAACCGTCTTTCCCATAAGGGCTTAGTCCAAAGACTTGGTAGAAAAAGTTCTCCATCACTTGTGCTTAAGGTGAGTCCAAATAGCGGCTGTGAGCCATCATCAGGGCTTTGTGGATTAAAGCGGTGATGCAATAGCGTATCCACCGCTATGTCTCCCCATTGGCTGCTAATAAGCCATTTATGCTGAGCTGCCATTTTTTGTGCGCCAAGATATTGGCTTGGCGAGCGGTTGAGCAATGTTGCTAAGACGAGTTGGCTTTGTAAAAAGGTTTGTATCGTGGCGCGCAATTCAATACTGATAAGCTGTGTTTGTGTGCTTAAAGAGGCGATGATTTTTTTGAGTTGAATTATAGAGGCTAAGCGGTCATAAAAAGGGTTGATGGCAAAGT is a window from the Suttonella indologenes genome containing:
- a CDS encoding Gfo/Idh/MocA family oxidoreductase, with protein sequence MNSNNILVIGSGFGSYYAHAIAADKRYSLAGIVGKGGQLGQALAAQMNCPYYNTLAQALQYSQAQAAVVAVRGQMVGGEGDNIARQLLQVHIPVLQELPIHSQDFLQTLRIAKQYSTHFAINPFYDRLASIIQLKKIIASLSTQTQLISIELRATIQTFLQSQLVLATLLNRSPSQYLGAQKMAAQHKWLISSQWGDIAVDTLLHHRFNPQSPDDGSQPLFGLTLSTSDGELFLPSLWTKPLWERRLQQTQQRQSTQSIDIYPNHAILSHLPFEDISPSQMRTHYIYPAIQAAIGALLNPDDNHQQQHQCQLAVLRHVERITHDIGAAENEQWSYPRHLSVFDGI